The Stratiformator vulcanicus genome has a segment encoding these proteins:
- a CDS encoding secretin N-terminal domain-containing protein, whose product MGLVAAALFLCSSAVLAEDWEPLKTTSPPREEPSEPIVRMTFANQGWPSVLRSIAAQSDSHLVMDRAPGGRWSRTDLHEYSRGEAVRIINRELEEQNFRVIEQGSYLVVLDLTSLRARYRRPQLLGESKAAADRLPPAGEAGQYDVKRKSNRPMQRRTTVSPIRPVGTTNEFESNAVKNAAVETETSGNDIGNSELVTIAVEPNSDPVRLAKKTHRIFESRAKLVNTGVAGLPSFEVYRTAQETQSSEAASSKPLFEVGIDESGGRLVIRGQRAETDSLLRLLEGLDAPSTPGGEVFRATSSETGGRKLATRVGTLVAQLQQQGEPARPGTAPGNDRGNNPFEPEPFFETQQNSQQQPDASPSRPNEDTTAIPADTDDPKLKSLIESLRGDVSVEAVPDLGVLVLRGNEADVEAVMEVVRTLEQVSQGAVPSIHLLNLRHVDSRAMAELLTAVYEQLSTLRARGGDVRQTVAAIPVVKPNAVILMANEDDMPPLLELANELDQPVRPETEFEVFYLKNAVPAQVEALLEDFYAERGGLGTRVTITPHIRTNSVIVQARPRDLDEIAALIKKIDRGESEAVSRMTVFPLKHAVAIELVDVVNATLQNAIGPPTQPTGGFGGAGGGAAGATQLDQQFRDARATVLEFLSQDGESGRLVRSGILADIRITADPRTNSLLVTAPENSLDLIGAIIRQLDRPSEMVAEIKVFTLVNSDAAAMSELLLDLFNAETQAGSQQGGLGVQVAGASDAGSGLIPLRFSVDTRTNSILAIGGLDALRIVEAIILRLDQSDVRQRKTTVVKLRNSPALEVATAINEFLQGQRDLATVDPELISTVELLEREVIVVPEIVSNSLLISSTPRYYEDILNLIARLDEAPAQVNIQALLVEVELQNTDEFGVELGLQDSVLFNRSVIPADGITTIAETFTSPNGVQTTTQRVVTLDAQPGFLFNNQQVGTNVTNNTSSVGTQGLTNFSLGRINGDLGFGGLVLAASSESVSILLRALASKRKVHILSRPQIRTLDNQLAEIQVGQQVPVVRGVTVSAVGLANPVVNIEDVGIILSVTPRISPDGTIVMETIATKSAVSGNGIPIFTDVNTGNVVESPIIDISTARATVSVGNGQTVVLGGMITKRDESLERKVPWLGDIPILGIPFRYDGVDTRRTELLIFLTPRVIRDEFDSELIKRVESERVHFIEREAEEIHGPLYAVPPEESVYDYCPPEAAELPGSGEYAPIVEYPDIPTTRIESPLAPQFPQMIPQRSPTRIDESTVPAPAPVLSPEPRLVEPSPNESTVFPHASQDGAGSGVEPFATESGAGRTTLDD is encoded by the coding sequence TTAGTCGCAGCCGCGCTATTTCTTTGCTCGTCAGCAGTGTTGGCCGAAGACTGGGAGCCGCTGAAGACGACCTCGCCGCCGCGAGAAGAGCCGTCCGAGCCGATCGTGAGAATGACGTTCGCCAACCAAGGGTGGCCGTCGGTTCTCAGAAGCATTGCGGCGCAAAGCGACTCACATTTGGTAATGGACCGAGCCCCCGGTGGACGCTGGTCGCGCACTGACCTGCACGAATACTCACGCGGCGAAGCGGTTCGCATCATCAACCGCGAGCTCGAAGAGCAGAACTTCCGGGTGATCGAGCAGGGTTCGTATCTCGTCGTCCTCGATCTCACTAGTCTGCGGGCCCGTTACCGTCGGCCTCAATTGTTGGGAGAATCGAAGGCGGCCGCCGATCGATTGCCGCCGGCAGGGGAAGCAGGGCAATACGACGTCAAACGCAAAAGCAATCGACCGATGCAACGCCGAACGACGGTGTCGCCGATTCGGCCGGTGGGAACGACAAACGAGTTCGAGTCGAACGCGGTTAAAAATGCGGCTGTCGAGACCGAAACATCGGGCAACGACATCGGTAATTCGGAACTAGTCACAATCGCGGTCGAACCAAACTCCGATCCGGTTCGATTGGCAAAGAAAACACATCGAATTTTCGAGTCGCGTGCCAAACTGGTCAACACTGGTGTCGCCGGGCTGCCCTCGTTCGAGGTCTACCGAACGGCTCAAGAGACGCAATCGTCTGAAGCGGCATCTTCAAAGCCGCTGTTCGAGGTCGGCATCGACGAATCAGGCGGTCGGCTCGTAATTAGAGGACAACGGGCGGAGACCGATTCTCTCTTGCGGTTGCTCGAAGGACTTGACGCTCCGTCGACGCCAGGCGGCGAGGTCTTTCGCGCCACGAGTTCCGAAACCGGTGGCCGGAAATTGGCGACCCGAGTCGGAACGCTCGTCGCACAATTGCAGCAGCAGGGCGAACCCGCTCGACCGGGCACAGCGCCAGGAAACGATCGCGGGAACAATCCGTTCGAACCGGAGCCGTTCTTCGAAACGCAGCAAAATTCGCAGCAACAGCCAGACGCTTCTCCGTCGCGACCGAACGAAGACACGACGGCAATTCCCGCCGATACCGACGACCCCAAATTAAAGTCTTTAATTGAATCGCTGCGGGGCGACGTCTCGGTTGAGGCGGTGCCTGATCTGGGCGTTTTGGTTCTTCGTGGTAACGAAGCCGATGTCGAAGCGGTCATGGAAGTCGTACGCACGCTGGAGCAGGTCAGCCAGGGTGCGGTCCCCAGTATTCATCTATTAAATCTAAGGCATGTCGACTCTCGAGCGATGGCTGAACTGCTCACAGCGGTCTATGAACAACTCTCGACGTTGCGGGCCAGAGGCGGAGATGTCCGTCAGACCGTAGCTGCGATCCCAGTGGTTAAGCCGAACGCCGTCATCCTGATGGCGAACGAAGACGACATGCCCCCATTGCTGGAACTGGCAAACGAACTCGATCAACCGGTCCGACCCGAAACTGAATTCGAAGTCTTCTATTTAAAGAATGCGGTCCCCGCGCAGGTCGAGGCATTGCTGGAAGACTTTTATGCAGAGCGGGGCGGCCTTGGCACTCGCGTAACAATCACTCCACACATTCGAACCAACTCGGTGATCGTGCAGGCTCGACCTCGTGACCTCGATGAGATCGCCGCACTTATTAAGAAGATCGACCGCGGCGAGTCCGAAGCGGTCAGCCGAATGACTGTATTTCCGCTGAAGCACGCCGTAGCGATCGAACTCGTCGATGTCGTCAACGCCACGCTTCAAAACGCGATCGGCCCGCCGACGCAACCAACCGGAGGATTTGGGGGAGCGGGTGGCGGAGCCGCCGGGGCGACCCAGTTAGATCAGCAGTTCCGCGACGCCCGTGCGACAGTGCTGGAGTTCCTGTCGCAGGACGGCGAATCGGGGCGGCTCGTGCGATCAGGCATTCTGGCGGATATACGCATCACCGCCGACCCGCGGACCAATAGTTTGCTCGTGACAGCACCGGAAAATAGCCTGGACCTCATCGGAGCAATCATCCGGCAACTCGATCGCCCATCGGAAATGGTCGCTGAAATTAAAGTCTTTACGCTGGTCAATAGCGATGCCGCAGCCATGTCGGAACTGCTATTAGATTTGTTTAATGCAGAGACGCAGGCGGGCAGCCAGCAGGGCGGACTCGGCGTGCAAGTGGCCGGCGCATCAGATGCAGGCAGCGGACTGATTCCACTCCGCTTTTCAGTCGATACCCGCACGAACAGCATCCTCGCAATTGGAGGACTCGACGCGCTGCGCATCGTCGAGGCCATCATTTTACGACTTGACCAGTCGGATGTCCGCCAGCGGAAGACGACCGTCGTTAAACTTCGCAACAGCCCGGCCCTCGAAGTCGCGACCGCCATTAATGAGTTCCTTCAAGGACAGCGTGATCTTGCAACCGTTGACCCAGAACTGATCAGCACCGTCGAGCTCTTAGAGCGCGAAGTCATCGTCGTGCCCGAGATTGTGAGCAACAGCCTTCTGATCAGCTCGACGCCACGATATTACGAAGACATCTTAAATCTGATCGCGCGACTCGACGAAGCCCCGGCTCAAGTCAATATCCAAGCCCTGCTCGTTGAGGTCGAACTTCAAAACACCGATGAATTCGGCGTCGAACTCGGACTTCAAGACTCAGTCCTGTTCAATCGCAGCGTGATCCCGGCTGACGGGATCACAACCATTGCCGAGACCTTTACCTCTCCGAACGGCGTTCAGACGACGACGCAACGGGTCGTCACGCTCGATGCTCAGCCGGGGTTTCTGTTTAACAATCAGCAAGTCGGAACGAACGTCACCAACAACACTTCGTCGGTCGGAACGCAGGGATTAACAAACTTCTCTCTCGGTCGAATTAATGGCGATCTGGGGTTTGGCGGGCTGGTTCTCGCCGCGAGTTCCGAATCAGTCAGCATTTTGCTGAGGGCCCTGGCATCCAAACGTAAGGTCCACATCCTGAGCCGACCGCAGATCCGAACGCTCGATAACCAATTGGCCGAAATTCAGGTCGGCCAACAGGTGCCGGTCGTTCGCGGAGTCACCGTCAGTGCTGTCGGGCTCGCCAATCCGGTCGTCAATATTGAAGACGTCGGGATTATCTTGTCGGTCACGCCGCGGATCAGCCCCGACGGCACGATCGTCATGGAGACGATTGCCACGAAGAGCGCGGTCAGCGGAAACGGAATCCCGATCTTCACCGATGTGAATACGGGCAATGTCGTCGAATCACCGATTATTGACATCTCGACGGCCCGCGCGACGGTCAGCGTCGGCAACGGTCAAACCGTCGTGCTCGGCGGAATGATCACAAAACGTGATGAATCGCTCGAACGCAAAGTACCGTGGCTCGGCGACATCCCGATCTTAGGAATTCCTTTTCGGTATGACGGCGTCGATACGCGGCGGACCGAATTGCTGATCTTTCTGACTCCACGCGTGATCCGCGACGAATTCGACTCAGAACTGATTAAACGGGTCGAGTCGGAGCGGGTTCACTTTATTGAACGCGAGGCCGAAGAAATTCATGGCCCGCTCTATGCGGTGCCGCCGGAGGAAAGCGTCTACGACTACTGTCCGCCTGAAGCGGCGGAATTGCCGGGATCGGGAGAATATGCCCCGATTGTCGAGTATCCCGACATTCCCACAACGCGAATTGAATCGCCACTGGCTCCTCAATTTCCGCAGATGATTCCGCAGCGATCACCGACGCGAATTGACGAGTCAACGGTGCCTGCACCGGCGCCGGTACTCTCACCAGAGCCCAGGCTCGTTGAGCCTTCGCCCAATGAATCCACCGTGTTCCCCCATGCAAGCCAAGATGGGGCCGGGAGTGGAGTTGAACCGTTCGCTACAGAGTCAGGAGCAGGTCGCACGACGCTTGACGATTGA
- a CDS encoding amidohydrolase, whose protein sequence is MLYATVLPAGPVEEWADENLTDVVKLYVELHKSPELSFHEEQTAARLADEWRSLGFEVTTGIGGHGVVALMKNGSGPTVMLRCDMDALPVTERTGLPYASERTLSPADERRM, encoded by the coding sequence ATGCTCTACGCGACGGTCCTGCCTGCCGGGCCGGTTGAAGAATGGGCGGACGAAAATCTGACAGACGTCGTCAAGCTGTATGTCGAACTCCACAAGTCGCCCGAACTCTCCTTCCACGAAGAGCAAACCGCGGCCCGGCTCGCCGATGAATGGCGATCGCTTGGGTTTGAGGTGACCACCGGTATCGGCGGGCACGGCGTCGTCGCTCTGATGAAGAATGGCAGCGGCCCGACTGTGATGCTGCGTTGCGACATGGACGCACTTCCGGTCACGGAGCGAACCGGGCTGCCGTACGCTTCGGAACGGACTCTCAGCCCGGCTGATGAAAGAAGAATGTGA
- a CDS encoding M20 family metallopeptidase, whose amino-acid sequence MSSSDNELRSRLTALTRDLVLIPSTDSRPRERKRCFEFLQNHLEQGEGIRTDYFESRGYHSMVVRPDGVDEPDVLLCGHIDVIEHSDPDCYHSKLNEGRIYGPGTGDMKGQIAILVELHRALHTAHPGLSLGLALTSDEERGGFDGIRYLIDEVGLRCGVAIIPDGGSLNDVTTEEKGVLHAQVMRSGHEAHAARPWLGDNALESLIQSLSRLRDHFDQYWPSESIEEQVNHWFPTCSITICSTENTTPNRIPEKATAVLDIRFPPPYSVESVISQVRDVLGPECLLQPLMTAEPTHLDPDPLFCKATEEMTGNSVRLVRASGGSDGRFFRQQGIPVNLSRPLVGNLHAVDEWIEIDSMVRYYRVCESYIRQRLAISINGMG is encoded by the coding sequence ATGAGCAGCAGCGACAACGAACTTCGATCCCGATTAACCGCGCTGACACGGGACCTCGTCTTAATTCCCAGTACTGACAGTCGACCGCGAGAGCGGAAGCGATGTTTCGAGTTCCTGCAAAATCACTTGGAGCAAGGCGAGGGAATCCGCACCGACTACTTCGAAAGTCGCGGATACCACTCCATGGTCGTTAGGCCCGACGGTGTCGATGAACCCGACGTGCTCCTTTGCGGACATATCGACGTTATCGAGCACTCCGATCCCGACTGTTATCACTCGAAACTTAACGAGGGGAGAATTTACGGGCCCGGCACGGGAGATATGAAGGGCCAGATCGCGATTCTGGTCGAATTGCACCGCGCCCTGCACACGGCGCACCCGGGGTTATCGTTAGGATTGGCATTAACATCTGATGAGGAGCGGGGAGGCTTCGACGGTATCCGCTACCTCATCGATGAAGTCGGACTGCGGTGCGGCGTCGCCATCATCCCCGATGGCGGATCGCTGAATGATGTGACAACTGAGGAAAAAGGTGTTCTCCATGCCCAAGTGATGCGAAGCGGGCATGAAGCCCATGCGGCGCGCCCTTGGCTGGGTGACAATGCGCTGGAATCGCTGATTCAAAGTCTTTCTCGATTAAGAGACCATTTCGATCAGTATTGGCCTTCGGAATCGATCGAGGAACAGGTCAATCACTGGTTCCCGACCTGTTCGATCACCATCTGCTCGACCGAAAACACAACGCCGAATCGCATCCCGGAAAAAGCGACTGCCGTGCTCGATATTCGCTTCCCACCGCCATATTCGGTAGAGAGCGTCATTTCGCAGGTGAGAGACGTGCTCGGTCCGGAATGTCTGTTGCAGCCGCTCATGACTGCGGAGCCGACACACCTCGACCCCGACCCATTGTTTTGCAAAGCGACGGAAGAAATGACCGGCAATTCTGTGCGGCTCGTCCGCGCTTCGGGAGGAAGTGACGGCCGGTTCTTTCGACAGCAGGGCATTCCCGTCAATCTTTCGCGACCACTGGTTGGCAACCTGCACGCCGTCGATGAATGGATCGAGATCGACTCAATGGTCCGCTACTACCGCGTCTGCGAATCTTATATTCGGCAAAGGCTTGCCATTTCAATTAATGGGATGGGCTGA
- the glgC gene encoding glucose-1-phosphate adenylyltransferase — MARIVTLVLAGGKGTRLEPLTRDRAKPAVPFGGAYRIIDFALSNCINSGLRRILVMTQYKAASLDRHLNLGWRFLCRELDEYIDVLPPQQRIDEKWYQGTADAVYQNIYTIESCRPDVILILSGDHIYKMDYSEMIEQHIESGAEATVACIPVPLDEGREFGVMQIDDSRRIVEFAEKPADPRPMPGDDERCLASMGIYVFNARTLFEELVRDATEPGTSHDFGKNIIPRTIETGSVRAFPFQDRNTGTRGYWRDVGTLDAFYDAHMDLVSVSPELNLYDQEWEIRTFHPNFPPPKFVFAQTAGEEPRVGEAHDSLVASGTIISGGQVSKSVISQDVHIHSWATVEESILFEGVEIGRHAKVRRAIIDKRVKIPEGAEIGFDHDEDRRRGFAVSENGVTVIGKMDGFEL, encoded by the coding sequence ATGGCGCGGATTGTTACGCTGGTGCTGGCAGGGGGCAAGGGAACCAGGCTGGAGCCGCTGACCCGGGATCGGGCGAAGCCGGCAGTGCCGTTCGGAGGGGCCTATCGGATTATCGATTTCGCCCTCTCCAACTGCATCAACAGTGGGCTGCGGCGCATCCTGGTGATGACGCAATACAAAGCCGCCAGTCTTGACCGGCACCTCAACCTCGGTTGGCGATTTTTGTGCCGGGAACTCGACGAGTACATCGACGTTCTGCCGCCGCAGCAGCGGATCGACGAAAAATGGTACCAGGGTACCGCCGACGCCGTTTATCAGAACATTTACACCATCGAAAGCTGCCGTCCAGATGTCATTCTGATTCTGTCGGGTGATCACATCTACAAGATGGATTACTCGGAAATGATCGAGCAGCACATCGAATCGGGGGCCGAGGCAACGGTCGCGTGCATTCCGGTGCCGCTCGACGAGGGACGCGAATTTGGGGTGATGCAGATCGACGATAGCCGAAGGATCGTCGAATTTGCCGAAAAGCCGGCCGATCCGAGACCGATGCCGGGAGACGATGAGCGGTGTCTCGCCTCGATGGGGATTTACGTTTTCAACGCGCGGACACTCTTCGAAGAGCTGGTTCGCGATGCGACGGAGCCCGGCACTTCGCATGACTTCGGCAAAAACATCATTCCGCGGACGATCGAGACCGGGAGCGTGCGGGCGTTTCCTTTCCAAGACCGCAACACCGGCACGCGGGGTTACTGGCGTGACGTCGGAACACTCGACGCGTTCTATGACGCCCATATGGACTTGGTGAGTGTGTCGCCGGAACTGAATCTCTATGACCAGGAGTGGGAGATCCGAACGTTCCATCCCAATTTTCCGCCGCCGAAATTCGTCTTTGCGCAAACGGCCGGAGAAGAACCGCGTGTCGGCGAGGCCCACGACAGTCTCGTTGCCAGCGGGACGATCATCTCCGGCGGACAGGTTTCGAAATCGGTCATTTCTCAGGACGTCCACATCCATAGCTGGGCAACGGTGGAAGAATCGATCTTGTTTGAAGGTGTCGAGATCGGCCGACATGCCAAGGTCCGGCGAGCCATCATCGACAAGCGTGTAAAGATTCCCGAAGGAGCCGAGATCGGCTTCGATCATGACGAGGACCGTCGCCGCGGCTTTGCGGTTTCTGAAAACGGCGTCACGGTGATCGGCAAGATGGACGGGTTTGAGCTTTAA
- a CDS encoding FRG domain-containing protein: MKMPESTITTIPQFLSGIADYPNLAWIYRGQGDASWPLIPKAGRPKYYLRETGKPALAGLPPRDFGRFNHWRNLAVAYTKSMPENDYECLAFAQHYGLATRLLDWSTNPLVALYFAVDSQTDADAAIFCYTPQWHIDTATASLGERLDVGQITPPPIDSRILVQSGVFTYHPAPNEPLLPGEIIHDLGLLRPTHGIDLVRFLVPSKIKPILKRQLSEIGVNRKAVFPDLEGLSEFVNWETSRAASTKSEPD; encoded by the coding sequence ATGAAAATGCCAGAGAGTACAATTACAACAATTCCACAATTCCTTTCTGGAATAGCTGACTATCCAAATCTTGCTTGGATTTACCGAGGGCAGGGAGATGCGTCGTGGCCGCTGATTCCGAAAGCGGGACGACCGAAGTATTATTTAAGAGAAACCGGAAAACCTGCGCTCGCTGGGTTACCTCCTCGGGATTTCGGCAGATTCAATCACTGGCGGAACTTGGCAGTTGCTTACACGAAATCAATGCCGGAAAACGATTACGAGTGCTTGGCGTTTGCGCAACACTATGGGCTTGCAACCCGATTATTGGACTGGTCTACCAATCCGCTTGTGGCATTATACTTTGCCGTCGACTCACAGACCGACGCAGACGCGGCCATTTTTTGCTATACGCCGCAATGGCACATTGATACAGCGACGGCTAGCCTTGGAGAACGATTAGATGTTGGACAGATTACGCCACCGCCGATCGACTCTCGCATTCTGGTGCAATCAGGAGTTTTTACATACCATCCGGCGCCGAATGAACCATTGTTACCCGGCGAAATAATTCATGATCTTGGGCTGCTAAGACCAACCCATGGGATCGACCTTGTTCGATTTCTTGTCCCTTCAAAAATAAAGCCAATACTCAAACGTCAATTGTCTGAAATTGGGGTAAATCGCAAAGCAGTTTTCCCAGACCTTGAAGGGCTTTCAGAATTCGTAAACTGGGAAACTTCTAGAGCTGCAAGCACGAAGTCGGAGCCAGATTGA
- a CDS encoding branched-chain amino acid aminotransferase has protein sequence MKTELNLTNSLLTNLWNDEAGVILSAEIVLVLTIAVLSVVVGLNAVAKAVVFELADVASAIGAVSQSFHVEGFHNEHGNACTDGFGFQDRSDECDCAVIFTNGGGIKVDRVNGPGSGGPEGGRRGK, from the coding sequence ATGAAGACTGAACTCAACCTGACGAACTCGCTGTTGACCAACCTGTGGAACGATGAGGCCGGTGTGATCCTCAGTGCCGAAATCGTTCTTGTACTGACCATCGCTGTGCTGTCTGTCGTCGTCGGTCTGAACGCTGTCGCCAAAGCCGTCGTGTTTGAACTGGCCGATGTTGCCAGTGCGATCGGTGCCGTCAGTCAGTCCTTCCATGTTGAAGGCTTCCACAACGAGCACGGCAACGCCTGCACCGATGGTTTCGGCTTCCAGGACCGGTCGGACGAATGTGACTGTGCCGTAATCTTCACCAACGGTGGCGGCATCAAGGTTGACCGGGTCAACGGACCGGGCTCGGGCGGACCTGAAGGTGGTCGCCGAGGCAAATAA